From the Dunckerocampus dactyliophorus isolate RoL2022-P2 chromosome 12, RoL_Ddac_1.1, whole genome shotgun sequence genome, one window contains:
- the LOC129191290 gene encoding proline-rich proteoglycan 2-like produces the protein MGTTAIPTFDFVFTCRPLQEVYYKVSPAPHSQAEPPPPESHQSHGGGQDQDRPSKTSKGLQRGNPDQKQGAGRPEGSQPLRPAREHTPDRHRGPHTSRHRDAPATGKEFSHGREHQPPTPPTIPRERSPPRANPCPDPLHRTASPGDEGGGMTSEPR, from the exons ATGGGTACCACTGCTATACctacatttgattttgtattcacCTGTCGACCTTTACAGGAGGTGTACTACAAAG TAAGCCctgccccacacagccaggccgagcccccaccaccagagaGCCACCAGTCGCACGGAGGCGGGCAGGACCAAGACCGGCCCTccaagaccagcaaggggctgcAGAGAGGCAACCCTGACCAGAAACAGGGCGCTGGCAGGCCGGAGGGCAGCCAACCCTTGAGACCGGCGAGAGAACACACCCCAGACAGGCACCGGGGGCCACATACCAGCAGGCACAGAGATGCCCCTGCAACCGGAAAGGAGTTCTCCCATGGCCGGGAGCATCAACCCCCCACGCCACCCACCATCCCCAGGGAACGGAGTCCGCCCCGGGCGAACCCATGCCCCGACCCCTTACACAGGACCGCCTCGCCCGGGGACGAAGGGGGGGGCATGACCTCTGAGCCCAGGTAA